GTGCAATTTTTTAAGGCTAGTATGTAATGGTAAATCGGATACCATATTAAACACGGATAAATTGAAATTATCCAGATCAGAAAAAACACAAATTGAGGAATTGAGACAAAGAAAGACTGACGGATGGATGAGTGAGTTTATCGAATTCTATGTAAAAAAATTCTTCAGTCAGCAGGGATTATTATGTTCGAGCTTTCAGCAGTATAAATCCATTATATATAAGAAACCTGATTTAAAGGAGCAGCTAAAGAGTAATTTTTATAATGATTTTAAGGAACTTAGTAGTTTAATACGGTTGATTGAATCAAACTGTAATGTTATAATTTAGATGCTTGAGTAAAAACTGGTAGCAAATCTATTAATTATATATAGTTAATAGGCCCTCGTGCGGGAAATGAGTACCCCGGCTAAACCGAGGGGAGTAAATTTCAAATTGGCATCATCTCGTTATTCTGTGTATGTATTTGTAGAGAGTCGCAAAGCGAATATTTAAGAGAGTACCAGTTTTTATTTAAGCTAAATTAAGGTGCCTATGAAAATTTATAAAGAAGAATATTTTTATAATAGCATATTAAAGCACAGTAAAGAAACTGTTTTAAAAGGTTTGGGTGCTAAGAGTGAGGCCTACTTTAAATTCGATATGCCAAAAGCAAATAACGAAAAGAGAACAATATCTGCATTAGATAAAGATAATCTGATTCATGAGCTGCAGTCTAATTTGAATAATAACTTTTTCTCACTTCAACCACTACCCATATGTGTTAAAGGTTTCGTAAAAGGAAATAGCTATTTAGACTATTTGAATGCCCATATTTATGATAATTCTTCAACATATTTTGTCAGATTGGATATAAAGGACTTCTTTGATTCAATCAGCAAAGAGGTATTGATTTCAACCCTACGGGAATTTGTTGGGATAGAAGATGTTATAAATGTCATTTATGATATTTGTACACTTGAGGAAAAGCTGCCACAGGGAGCAGTCACCTCTCCTTTGCTGTCCAATCTGGTTTTGAGAAGAATAGACCAAAGAATAACACTATATTGCCAGAGCTTAGGTGTAACATATACGAGATATGCCGACGATTTGTTGTTTTCAAGCAATGAAATTGATTTCAGACTTAAGAAATGGTTTGTAAAAAAGATAAAATACATATTATGCAGTATAGATTTAAAGATTAACTACAAAAAAGTAAAGTATGGTAAGGGTCTGATATCCATAAACGGATATGTTGTTGATAATAATGTAAATTTATCAAGAAAAAAGCTTTACAATTTAACATCAGTATTATATTTTTTCAATAAAAATAAAGGTAAATATAAAAAGATCTATAAAGTTGACAATAATATATTTTTAAATAGGACATGGTTGGAAGACTTAAATACATTTCTCA
This region of Clostridium sp. BNL1100 genomic DNA includes:
- a CDS encoding reverse transcriptase family protein; protein product: MKIYKEEYFYNSILKHSKETVLKGLGAKSEAYFKFDMPKANNEKRTISALDKDNLIHELQSNLNNNFFSLQPLPICVKGFVKGNSYLDYLNAHIYDNSSTYFVRLDIKDFFDSISKEVLISTLREFVGIEDVINVIYDICTLEEKLPQGAVTSPLLSNLVLRRIDQRITLYCQSLGVTYTRYADDLLFSSNEIDFRLKKWFVKKIKYILCSIDLKINYKKVKYGKGLISINGYVVDNNVNLSRKKLYNLTSVLYFFNKNKGKYKKIYKVDNNIFLNRTWLEDLNTFLTNSTSSKLIFGSIQKLQNFLIGYRAYLISCIGYSSEKKIDQYSSKINHIESILNKLLQLN